From Staphylococcus delphini, one genomic window encodes:
- the rpsQ gene encoding 30S ribosomal protein S17: MSERNDRKVYVGKVVSDKMDKTVTVLVETYKTHKLYGKRVKYSKKYKAHDENNSAKFGDIVKIQETRPLSATKRFRLVEIVEESVII; encoded by the coding sequence GTGAGCGAAAGAAATGATCGTAAAGTTTACGTTGGTAAAGTTGTTTCAGACAAAATGGACAAAACAGTGACTGTTTTAGTTGAAACTTACAAAACGCACAAACTATATGGCAAACGTGTAAAATACTCTAAAAAGTATAAAGCACATGACGAAAACAATTCAGCTAAATTCGGAGATATCGTTAAAATTCAAGAAACTCGTCCTTTATCAGCGACAAAACGTTTCCGTTTAGTAGAAATCGTCGAAGAATCAGTAATCATTTAA
- the rpsH gene encoding 30S ribosomal protein S8, whose amino-acid sequence MTLSDPIADMLTRVRNANMVRHEKLELPASNIKKEIAEILKNEGFIKNVEYIEDDKQGVIRLFLKYGSNNERVITGLKRISKPGLRVYAKANEVPKVLNGLGIALVSTSEGVITDKEARKRNVGGEVLAYIW is encoded by the coding sequence ATGACATTGTCAGATCCAATTGCAGATATGCTTACTCGTGTAAGAAACGCAAACATGGTGCGTCACGAAAAATTAGAATTACCTGCATCAAACATTAAAAAAGAAATTGCTGAAATCCTTAAAAATGAAGGTTTCATCAAAAATGTAGAATATATCGAAGATGATAAACAAGGTGTTATTCGTCTATTCTTAAAATATGGTTCAAATAACGAACGTGTTATTACTGGTCTTAAACGTATTTCAAAACCTGGTTTACGTGTTTATGCTAAAGCAAATGAAGTGCCTAAAGTATTAAACGGTTTAGGTATTGCATTAGTTTCAACTTCTGAAGGTGTAATCACTGATAAAGAAGCTAGAAAACGTAACGTAGGCGGAGAAGTATTAGCTTACATTTGGTAA
- the rplP gene encoding 50S ribosomal protein L16, whose translation MLLPKRVKYRRQHRPDTKGRSKGGNFVTFGEYGIQATTTSWITSRQIESARIAMTRYMKRGGKVWIKIFPHTPYTQKPLEVRMGAGKGAVEGWIAVVKPGRILFEVAGVSEEVAREALRLASHKLPVKTKFVKREELGGETNES comes from the coding sequence ATGTTACTACCAAAGCGTGTAAAATATCGTCGTCAACATCGTCCTGATACAAAAGGTCGTTCAAAAGGCGGTAACTTTGTAACATTTGGTGAGTATGGTATTCAAGCTACAACAACATCTTGGATTACTTCTCGTCAAATTGAATCAGCTCGTATAGCTATGACACGTTACATGAAACGTGGCGGGAAAGTTTGGATTAAAATCTTCCCTCACACACCATACACACAAAAACCTTTAGAAGTACGTATGGGTGCTGGTAAAGGTGCGGTTGAAGGCTGGATTGCAGTTGTTAAACCAGGTCGTATTTTATTTGAAGTTGCTGGCGTATCTGAAGAAGTTGCGCGTGAAGCATTACGTTTAGCGAGCCACAAACTTCCAGTTAAAACGAAGTTTGTAAAACGTGAAGAATTGGGTGGTGAAACAAATGAAAGCTAA
- the rplX gene encoding 50S ribosomal protein L24: MHIKKGDNVIVIAGKDKGKTGKVVATQPKKDRVVVEGVNIVKKHQKPTQMNPEGGILETEAAIHVSNVQILDPKTNEPTRVGYKFVDGKKVRIAKKSGEEIKSN, encoded by the coding sequence ATGCATATCAAAAAAGGTGACAACGTAATCGTTATCGCAGGTAAAGACAAAGGTAAAACAGGTAAAGTTGTAGCAACTCAACCTAAAAAAGACCGCGTCGTTGTGGAAGGTGTGAACATCGTTAAAAAACACCAAAAACCAACTCAAATGAATCCTGAAGGTGGAATCTTAGAAACAGAAGCAGCAATTCATGTTTCTAACGTACAAATATTAGACCCTAAAACAAACGAACCTACACGTGTAGGCTACAAATTTGTTGATGGTAAAAAAGTAAGAATCGCTAAAAAATCAGGCGAAGAAATTAAGTCTAATTAA
- the rplB gene encoding 50S ribosomal protein L2, with product MALKHYKPITNGRRNMTTLDFAEITKSEPEKSLLQPLPKKAGRNNQGKLTVRHHGGGHKRQYRVIDFKRNKDGIPGKVDSIQYDPNRSANIALIVYADGEKRYIIAPKGLEVGQIIESGSDADIKVGNALPLKDIPVGSVIHNIELKPGRGGQLARSAGASAQVLGKEGKYVLVRLRSGEVRMILSTCRATIGQVGNLQHELVNIGKAGKSRWLGKRPTVRGSVMNPNDHPHGGGEGRAPIGRPSPMSPWGKPTLGKKTRRGKKRSDKLIVRGRKRK from the coding sequence ATGGCTCTTAAACATTACAAGCCAATTACAAATGGTCGTCGTAATATGACTACATTAGATTTTGCTGAGATCACAAAATCTGAGCCTGAAAAGTCATTATTACAACCGCTACCGAAAAAAGCGGGTCGTAATAACCAAGGTAAATTGACTGTACGTCACCATGGTGGCGGACACAAACGTCAATACCGTGTTATTGATTTCAAACGTAATAAAGATGGAATTCCTGGTAAAGTGGATTCAATCCAATATGATCCAAACAGATCAGCAAACATTGCTTTAATCGTATATGCAGATGGTGAAAAACGCTACATCATCGCACCTAAAGGTTTAGAAGTAGGTCAAATTATTGAAAGTGGTTCTGACGCAGACATTAAAGTCGGAAATGCACTTCCATTAAAAGACATTCCTGTAGGTTCAGTTATTCATAACATTGAATTAAAACCTGGTCGTGGCGGACAACTTGCACGTTCAGCTGGTGCTAGCGCGCAAGTATTAGGTAAAGAAGGTAAATATGTACTTGTAAGACTTCGTTCTGGTGAAGTACGTATGATTCTTTCAACTTGCCGTGCTACTATTGGTCAAGTTGGTAACTTACAACACGAACTTGTTAACATTGGTAAAGCGGGTAAATCTAGATGGTTAGGTAAACGCCCAACAGTCCGTGGTTCTGTAATGAACCCTAATGATCACCCACACGGTGGTGGTGAAGGTCGTGCGCCAATCGGACGTCCATCTCCAATGTCACCATGGGGTAAACCAACGCTTGGTAAGAAAACTCGTCGTGGTAAAAAACGTTCAGATAAACTTATCGTACGTGGACGCAAGAGAAAATAA
- the rplD gene encoding 50S ribosomal protein L4, with product MANYDVYKVDGSKAGTVELSDSVFGIEPNNNVLFEAINLQRASLRQGTHAVKNRSAVRGGGRKPWRQKGTGRARQGTIRAPQWRGGGIVFGPTPRSYGYKMPKKMRRLALRSALSYKVQENEFKIVDSFNLEAPKTKEFKTTLTNLELPKKVLVVTVGEDVNVELSARNIPGVTITTPEGLNVLELTHADSVLITQEAAKKVEEVLG from the coding sequence ATGGCAAATTATGATGTATATAAAGTTGACGGTTCAAAAGCTGGTACAGTAGAACTTAGCGATTCAGTATTCGGAATTGAACCAAATAATAATGTTTTATTCGAAGCAATTAACTTACAACGTGCTTCATTACGCCAAGGTACACACGCGGTAAAAAACCGTTCAGCTGTTCGTGGCGGTGGACGTAAACCATGGAGACAAAAAGGTACAGGACGTGCGCGTCAAGGTACAATCCGTGCTCCACAATGGCGCGGTGGTGGTATCGTATTCGGTCCAACACCAAGAAGCTACGGCTACAAAATGCCTAAGAAAATGCGTCGTTTAGCATTACGTTCGGCACTTTCTTACAAAGTACAAGAAAATGAATTCAAAATTGTGGATAGCTTTAACTTAGAAGCACCAAAAACAAAAGAATTCAAAACAACTTTAACAAACTTAGAATTACCTAAAAAAGTGTTAGTTGTAACAGTTGGAGAAGATGTAAATGTTGAATTATCAGCACGTAACATTCCAGGTGTAACAATCACAACACCAGAAGGTTTAAACGTATTAGAGTTAACTCACGCAGACAGCGTATTAATCACTCAAGAAGCAGCTAAAAAAGTTGAGGAGGTGCTCGGATAA
- the rpsC gene encoding 30S ribosomal protein S3 codes for MGQKINPIGLRVGVIRDWDAKWYAEKDFASLLHEDLKIRKFIDKALKDASVSHVEIERAANRINIAIHTGKPGMVIGKGGSEIEKLRNKLNQLTDKKVHINVVEIKKVDLDARLVAENIARQLENRASFRRVQKQAIGRAMKLGAKGIKTQVSGRLGGADIARAEQYSEGTVPLHTLRADIDYAHAEADTTYGKLGVKVWIYRGEVLPTKKNSEGGK; via the coding sequence GTGGGTCAAAAAATTAATCCAATCGGACTTCGTGTTGGTGTAATCCGTGACTGGGACGCGAAATGGTACGCTGAAAAAGATTTCGCATCACTTTTACATGAAGACTTAAAAATTCGTAAATTTATTGATAAAGCATTGAAAGACGCATCAGTATCTCACGTTGAGATTGAGCGTGCTGCTAACCGCATCAACATTGCTATTCACACTGGTAAACCAGGTATGGTAATTGGTAAAGGCGGTTCAGAAATCGAAAAACTTCGCAACAAATTAAATCAACTTACTGACAAAAAAGTTCACATTAACGTAGTTGAAATTAAGAAAGTTGACCTTGATGCACGTTTAGTTGCTGAAAACATTGCACGTCAATTAGAAAACCGTGCTTCATTCCGTCGTGTTCAAAAACAAGCGATCGGCAGAGCAATGAAATTAGGTGCTAAAGGTATCAAAACACAAGTTTCAGGTCGTTTAGGCGGTGCAGACATCGCGCGTGCTGAACAATATTCAGAAGGAACTGTACCACTTCATACTTTACGTGCAGACATCGATTATGCACATGCAGAAGCTGACACAACTTATGGTAAGTTAGGTGTTAAAGTATGGATCTATCGTGGTGAAGTTCTTCCTACTAAGAAAAATAGTGAAGGAGGAAAATAA
- the rplE gene encoding 50S ribosomal protein L5 gives MNRLKEKFNSEVTQNLVKKFNYSSVMEVPRIDKIVVNMGVGDAVQNSKVLDNAVEELTAITGQKPLITKAKKSVATFRLREGMPIGAKVTLRGERMYEFLDKLISVSLPRVRDFRGVSKNAFDGRGNYTLGVKEQLIFPEIDYDKVSKVRGMDIVIVTTANTDEEARELLTQFGMPFQK, from the coding sequence TTGAACCGTTTAAAAGAAAAATTTAATTCAGAAGTTACACAAAACTTAGTTAAAAAGTTTAACTACAGCTCAGTAATGGAAGTACCTAGAATCGATAAAATTGTTGTGAACATGGGTGTAGGTGACGCAGTACAAAACTCAAAAGTGTTAGATAACGCTGTTGAAGAATTAACTGCAATCACTGGTCAAAAACCATTAATCACTAAAGCGAAAAAATCAGTTGCGACATTCCGTTTACGTGAAGGTATGCCAATTGGTGCTAAAGTAACATTACGTGGCGAAAGAATGTACGAATTCTTAGATAAATTAATCTCAGTTTCATTACCACGTGTACGTGACTTCCGCGGTGTATCTAAAAATGCATTCGACGGTCGCGGTAACTACACATTAGGTGTTAAAGAACAATTAATCTTCCCTGAGATTGACTATGATAAAGTATCAAAAGTACGTGGTATGGATATCGTTATCGTTACTACTGCAAACACAGATGAAGAAGCGCGTGAATTATTAACACAATTCGGTATGCCGTTTCAAAAATAA
- the rplV gene encoding 50S ribosomal protein L22: MEAKAVARTIRIAPRKVRLVLDLIRGKDVREAVAILKLTNKASSPVVEKLLMSALANAEHNYGMNTDQLVVKEAYANEGPTLKRFRPRAQGRASAINKRTSHITIVVSDGQEEAQEA; this comes from the coding sequence ATGGAAGCAAAAGCGGTTGCTAGAACTATCAGAATCGCACCTCGTAAAGTTCGATTAGTATTGGATCTCATTCGAGGTAAAGACGTAAGAGAAGCAGTAGCTATTTTGAAATTAACAAATAAAGCTTCTTCTCCAGTAGTAGAAAAATTATTAATGTCCGCTTTAGCTAATGCAGAGCACAACTATGGTATGAACACTGATCAATTAGTTGTTAAAGAAGCATATGCTAACGAAGGACCAACATTGAAACGTTTCCGTCCACGTGCACAAGGACGTGCAAGCGCAATTAACAAAAGAACAAGTCATATCACTATCGTAGTAAGTGATGGACAAGAGGAAGCTCAAGAAGCTTAA
- the rplN gene encoding 50S ribosomal protein L14 has translation MIQQETRLKVADNSGAREVLTIKVLGGSGRKTANIGDVIVATVKNATPGGVVKKGDVVKAVVVRTKSGVRRKDGSYIKFDENACVIIRDDKGPRGTRIFGPVARELREGNFMKIVSLAPEVL, from the coding sequence ATGATCCAACAAGAAACACGTTTAAAAGTAGCAGACAACTCTGGTGCTCGTGAAGTACTTACAATCAAAGTATTAGGTGGATCTGGCCGCAAAACTGCTAACATCGGCGACGTCATCGTAGCAACTGTTAAAAATGCTACACCTGGAGGCGTTGTTAAGAAAGGCGATGTTGTTAAGGCTGTCGTTGTACGTACGAAATCAGGTGTACGTCGTAAAGATGGTTCTTACATCAAATTTGATGAAAATGCATGTGTTATCATTCGTGATGACAAAGGACCACGTGGTACACGTATCTTCGGACCAGTAGCACGTGAATTACGTGAAGGAAACTTTATGAAAATCGTTTCCTTAGCACCAGAAGTACTTTAA
- the rplW gene encoding 50S ribosomal protein L23, translated as MEARDILKRPVITEKSSAAMAEDKYTFDVDVRANKTEVKKAVEEIFEVKVANVNIINYKPKKKRMGRYQGYTNKRRKAIVTLKEGQIDLFN; from the coding sequence ATGGAAGCTAGAGACATTCTAAAGCGCCCCGTAATCACTGAGAAATCATCTGCAGCTATGGCTGAAGATAAATACACTTTTGATGTAGACGTACGTGCTAACAAAACAGAAGTGAAAAAAGCAGTAGAAGAAATCTTTGAAGTAAAAGTTGCTAATGTCAACATTATCAACTACAAACCAAAGAAAAAACGTATGGGCCGTTACCAAGGCTATACAAACAAACGCCGTAAAGCGATTGTGACATTAAAAGAAGGTCAAATCGACTTATTTAACTAA
- the rpmC gene encoding 50S ribosomal protein L29: MKAKEIRDLTTSEIEEQIKSSKEELFNLRFQLATGQLEETARIKTVRKTIARLKTVARERELEQGKANQ; this comes from the coding sequence ATGAAAGCTAAGGAAATTAGAGACTTAACCACTTCAGAAATCGAAGAGCAAATCAAATCTTCAAAAGAAGAGCTTTTTAACCTACGCTTTCAATTAGCTACAGGTCAATTAGAAGAGACTGCAAGAATCAAAACAGTTAGAAAAACAATTGCACGTCTAAAAACTGTTGCACGTGAAAGAGAATTAGAACAAGGTAAAGCAAATCAATAA
- a CDS encoding type Z 30S ribosomal protein S14 has product MAKKSMVVKQQRKQKFQVREYTRCDRCGRPHSVYRKFKLCRICFRELAYKGQIPGVRKASW; this is encoded by the coding sequence GTGGCTAAAAAATCAATGGTTGTTAAGCAACAACGTAAACAAAAATTCCAAGTCCGTGAATATACACGTTGCGATCGTTGTGGTCGTCCACATTCTGTATATCGTAAATTTAAACTTTGCCGTATTTGTTTCCGTGAATTAGCTTACAAAGGTCAAATTCCTGGCGTACGTAAAGCTAGCTGGTAA
- the rpsS gene encoding 30S ribosomal protein S19, whose product MARSIKKGPFVDDHLMKKVEAQGDSEKKQVIKTWSRRSTIFPNFIGHTFAVYDGRKHVPVYVTEDMVGHKLGEFAPTRTFKGHAADDKKTRR is encoded by the coding sequence ATGGCTCGTAGTATTAAAAAGGGACCTTTCGTCGATGATCACTTAATGAAAAAGGTTGAGGCTCAAGGCGATAGCGAGAAAAAGCAAGTAATTAAAACATGGTCACGTCGTTCAACGATTTTTCCAAACTTTATTGGACACACATTCGCAGTATACGACGGACGTAAACATGTACCTGTATATGTAACTGAAGATATGGTTGGACACAAATTAGGTGAATTTGCTCCAACACGTACTTTCAAAGGACATGCTGCAGACGACAAGAAAACAAGAAGATAA